A DNA window from uncultured Methanoregula sp. contains the following coding sequences:
- the coaBC gene encoding bifunctional phosphopantothenoylcysteine decarboxylase/phosphopantothenate--cysteine ligase CoaBC: MTNLQTLAGKEIVVAVTGSIAAVETVKLIHALRRRGAVIQTVMSTAAGEIISTDALTYASGRDTITRLSGRVEHVTFCGDGGSADLLLIAPCTANTISKIACGIDDTPVTTFATTALGSGKPVIIVPAMHHSMYRHPALKENIRKLKTWGIGIIEPRIEEGKAKIADTEEIILRCERAVLGTALAGKRVLITSGPCREPVDDVRVLTTRSSGQMGRALALQAFRLGADVTIVHNYSLPCVTNLKVESASDMHAAVLSTLKEQKGTDIYISAAAISDFAPEKQKAKIPSGKPVTIQLTPLPKLIDEVIAQYSPLVVAFKLDREPEKKAKALIEKGVSLVLMNPPETMGSPNGEYVQLSSGGSRPCRGTKEEIAAAIWETLIRDHTQSA; encoded by the coding sequence ATGACAAACCTCCAGACTCTTGCCGGAAAAGAGATTGTAGTTGCAGTAACGGGCAGCATTGCGGCTGTCGAAACCGTAAAACTCATTCATGCATTACGCCGGCGCGGGGCCGTGATCCAGACGGTTATGAGTACTGCTGCCGGGGAGATAATCTCCACAGACGCCCTTACGTATGCGAGCGGCAGGGATACCATAACAAGGCTGTCCGGGCGCGTAGAGCATGTGACGTTCTGTGGGGATGGAGGCAGCGCGGATCTCCTACTCATCGCACCCTGTACAGCAAATACCATCAGTAAAATTGCCTGTGGTATCGACGATACACCGGTTACAACATTTGCCACCACGGCTCTTGGGAGCGGAAAACCGGTAATCATTGTCCCCGCAATGCACCACAGCATGTACCGCCACCCGGCACTCAAAGAGAATATCCGGAAGCTCAAAACCTGGGGGATCGGCATCATAGAGCCACGGATTGAAGAAGGCAAAGCGAAAATTGCCGATACGGAAGAGATTATTCTCCGGTGCGAGAGAGCAGTTCTTGGAACGGCACTCGCTGGAAAAAGGGTGCTCATAACAAGCGGACCCTGCCGGGAACCGGTCGATGATGTCCGGGTGCTGACCACGCGATCGAGTGGGCAGATGGGCAGGGCACTCGCATTACAGGCATTCCGGCTGGGTGCCGATGTGACAATAGTCCATAACTATTCCCTTCCCTGTGTCACTAACCTGAAAGTGGAGAGTGCCTCTGATATGCATGCGGCGGTACTTTCCACGCTCAAAGAGCAGAAGGGCACAGACATCTACATCAGCGCCGCAGCGATCTCGGACTTTGCCCCGGAAAAACAGAAGGCCAAGATCCCCAGCGGAAAGCCGGTCACGATACAGCTTACCCCCCTCCCGAAACTCATTGATGAAGTGATTGCACAGTATTCACCCCTTGTGGTCGCTTTCAAACTGGACCGGGAACCGGAGAAGAAGGCAAAAGCCCTGATAGAAAAAGGAGTCTCCCTCGTTCTCATGAACCCCCCGGAAACCATGGGAAGTCCCAACGGAGAGTACGTTCAGCTCAGCTCCGGGGGCAGCAGGCCCTGCCGTGGAACAAAAGAGGAGATCGCGGCTGCCATCTGGGAGACACTGATCCGCGATCACACCCAATCGGCATGA
- a CDS encoding SAM-dependent methyltransferase — MRVRRVPVQGLNAINNADWVDHTRRPYIEDGTAWVPVKEGERFDTDIPKRSRYHGRGYYMVGDIAVVHGKRPEPSEIEKIAEFRNPQGIVWIESLNDVMRLPKTHLVWGKGGEVSHRESGFTYILDPSRVMFSQGNREEKMRMASLIRKSGPNHRVADMFAGIGYFTIPMAGAGASVHAMEINPVSFRYLERNILMNNLSGRVQPSLGDCRSLLEGTYDRLVMGHFDAIDILPDIMTHIKPGSIIHLHSIGPVEEAIRSIIEGAGFSATINVHKVKKYRPHTWHVVQDVTIG, encoded by the coding sequence ATGCGGGTCAGACGGGTACCGGTACAGGGTCTAAACGCGATCAACAACGCCGACTGGGTAGATCATACCCGGCGGCCCTATATCGAAGACGGAACCGCATGGGTGCCGGTAAAAGAGGGTGAACGGTTCGATACGGATATTCCAAAACGATCCCGTTACCATGGACGCGGGTATTACATGGTCGGGGATATTGCGGTTGTGCATGGAAAGCGGCCGGAACCGAGTGAAATTGAAAAGATCGCAGAGTTCCGGAACCCACAGGGAATCGTCTGGATAGAATCCTTAAACGATGTCATGAGACTCCCGAAAACCCATCTTGTCTGGGGGAAGGGGGGAGAGGTATCCCACAGGGAAAGCGGGTTCACCTATATTCTCGATCCATCACGGGTGATGTTCTCTCAGGGAAACCGCGAAGAGAAGATGCGCATGGCATCCCTGATCCGAAAGAGCGGGCCAAACCACCGGGTGGCAGATATGTTTGCCGGGATAGGTTACTTCACGATCCCCATGGCAGGGGCAGGGGCGTCTGTCCATGCAATGGAGATAAATCCGGTCTCGTTTCGGTACCTGGAGAGAAATATTCTCATGAACAACCTCTCCGGCAGGGTTCAGCCATCGCTCGGGGACTGCCGCAGTCTTCTTGAAGGAACATATGACCGGCTTGTCATGGGTCATTTCGATGCGATCGATATACTTCCCGATATCATGACGCACATAAAACCGGGTAGTATCATTCATCTCCACAGTATCGGCCCTGTTGAAGAGGCGATACGGTCAATAATTGAGGGAGCAGGTTTTTCTGCAACCATCAATGTACATAAAGTCAAGAAGTACCGGCCGCACACATGGCATGTTGTGCAGGATGTGACTATCGGATGA
- a CDS encoding 60S ribosomal export protein NMD3 — MTTTIKDNFCPKCGKPTQNPGLCTDCRIGSTPWFTCDHRVQNTQCPSCGAIKQVNTWTDSNRERSEIAPELAMSAVHFHKDVKKPTMEVRIEDLTVNRSRAMLTLHGTFYKQEVEGTCSVEILWHKEQCDRCNRISGSYYEGVIQVRAEGRLPSTYERQMSTSIAQQIEDSLQAGGERLSFISDMNETRDGVDIIVGSQHIGAKISQGIIAQLGGRYSTHPKLVGEKNGRQLFRITYSVRLPRFQKYDVVAVKNRYYEIERIESHHVRTFDLAEGSSRSIREDDIERILGNARSAESALVAFAESTTIGIMDPVSCQTHEYRKPGWLEVKAGDHVAVLRDGDNLVIVR, encoded by the coding sequence ATGACAACGACAATCAAGGATAATTTCTGCCCAAAATGCGGCAAGCCCACACAAAATCCGGGTCTCTGTACAGACTGCAGGATCGGCAGCACCCCGTGGTTCACCTGCGATCATCGTGTACAGAATACCCAGTGCCCCAGTTGTGGCGCAATAAAGCAGGTGAATACCTGGACAGATTCCAACCGGGAGCGTTCCGAGATAGCACCGGAACTCGCGATGTCTGCTGTCCACTTCCACAAGGATGTCAAGAAACCAACCATGGAAGTGAGGATCGAAGATCTCACGGTCAACCGGTCCCGTGCAATGCTCACGCTCCATGGTACCTTCTACAAACAGGAGGTAGAAGGCACCTGTTCGGTCGAGATTCTCTGGCACAAGGAACAATGCGACCGGTGCAACCGGATCAGCGGAAGTTACTATGAAGGGGTCATCCAGGTCCGGGCTGAAGGCCGGCTCCCGAGCACGTATGAACGCCAGATGTCGACATCCATTGCCCAGCAGATAGAAGATTCCCTGCAGGCTGGAGGGGAACGTCTCTCTTTCATCTCCGATATGAACGAGACCCGGGACGGGGTCGATATCATCGTCGGGTCGCAGCACATCGGGGCCAAGATCTCCCAGGGTATCATTGCCCAGCTGGGTGGCAGGTACTCCACGCATCCCAAACTGGTTGGCGAGAAGAACGGCCGCCAGCTCTTCCGGATAACCTATTCGGTCCGGCTTCCCCGGTTCCAGAAATACGATGTCGTGGCAGTGAAAAACCGGTATTACGAGATAGAGCGTATCGAATCCCACCATGTCAGGACATTCGATCTCGCCGAAGGATCCTCCCGCTCCATCCGGGAAGACGATATCGAACGCATTCTTGGAAATGCGCGGAGTGCCGAATCCGCTCTCGTGGCATTTGCAGAGAGCACAACAATAGGTATCATGGATCCGGTCTCCTGCCAGACGCACGAGTACCGGAAACCCGGATGGCTGGAAGTCAAAGCCGGCGATCACGTGGCAGTTCTGCGGGATGGCGATAATCTCGTTATAGTCAGGTAA
- a CDS encoding DUF424 domain-containing protein: MFLKVHHSPGTADVVAVCDRELINTTIRHDNMTVVITESFYGNCPSTENEVRDALTKAANINLMGERSVSLAIEMGLITRSGCIMIGTVPHAQIFQL, translated from the coding sequence ATGTTTCTGAAGGTACATCATTCACCGGGAACGGCAGATGTCGTGGCGGTGTGTGATCGCGAGCTTATCAACACCACGATCCGGCATGATAACATGACCGTGGTCATCACCGAATCCTTCTACGGGAACTGCCCGTCAACCGAAAACGAAGTCAGGGATGCATTAACCAAGGCTGCGAACATCAATCTCATGGGTGAGCGCTCCGTGAGCCTTGCCATAGAGATGGGACTTATCACCCGTTCCGGCTGTATTATGATTGGGACTGTTCCCCATGCACAGATCTTCCAGCTATGA
- a CDS encoding TatD family hydrolase encodes MRSPKYPVTDDHIHIDPVNGRGIEAAKDFFRAGGTHMFLVSKPSWSLSVHPSSGPEYSQVFDETLRVAGMVAETGVVVYTILGVHPAEISRLAERMTLDEAVEVMKGGLDCAAGYVREGKAVALKSGRPHYDVTPDILAASNRVLLHALELASECGCALQIHAETGPCADIVDMASRAGIPIEHVVKHYGSPDTPLHPSLIAKHESLAQLVREHRPFTMESDYMDENSRPGAVIGPKSVPRYTNHLLAQGKITEEDCFFIHSETVEKVYGVPVQIT; translated from the coding sequence ATGAGATCCCCAAAGTACCCCGTAACTGACGATCATATCCATATCGATCCGGTCAACGGGCGGGGAATAGAGGCGGCAAAGGATTTTTTCCGGGCCGGGGGAACGCATATGTTCCTTGTCTCAAAACCCTCATGGTCATTGTCAGTCCACCCGAGTTCAGGTCCGGAGTATTCGCAGGTTTTTGACGAAACCCTCCGGGTCGCGGGCATGGTTGCAGAAACCGGGGTTGTTGTTTATACAATTCTTGGCGTTCACCCGGCCGAGATCTCCCGGCTCGCGGAGCGGATGACCCTTGATGAAGCCGTAGAGGTCATGAAAGGCGGACTTGACTGTGCTGCAGGTTACGTCCGGGAGGGAAAAGCCGTTGCGCTCAAGAGCGGGAGGCCTCATTATGATGTGACCCCCGATATCCTTGCTGCTTCGAACCGGGTCCTTCTGCATGCGCTTGAACTTGCTTCGGAATGCGGGTGCGCACTCCAGATCCACGCGGAGACGGGGCCGTGTGCTGACATCGTGGATATGGCCAGCCGGGCCGGTATCCCGATCGAACATGTTGTGAAACATTACGGGTCCCCGGACACTCCGCTCCACCCGTCGCTCATCGCAAAGCATGAGTCGCTCGCGCAGCTGGTCCGGGAACACCGCCCGTTCACCATGGAGAGCGATTACATGGATGAGAACTCGCGTCCCGGCGCGGTGATAGGCCCGAAATCCGTGCCACGTTACACAAACCATCTCCTCGCGCAGGGCAAGATCACGGAAGAAGACTGTTTTTTTATCCATAGCGAGACTGTTGAAAAAGTGTATGGGGTTCCGGTACAGATAACCTGA
- a CDS encoding dihydroneopterin aldolase family protein, whose amino-acid sequence MLNDKETAIFEAGIKLGALYHQWVGTPISRQSAASVETAIEKAVVLQPFVEEITVRLNRDLMTENTFGYSELAGLMFDVEIITRVNFSYCRARLCPSGSYPLMQVVECHEIPKVPRN is encoded by the coding sequence ATGCTGAACGACAAGGAAACCGCCATCTTTGAAGCAGGAATAAAACTGGGCGCCCTGTACCACCAGTGGGTTGGAACCCCGATCTCAAGGCAATCGGCTGCCAGTGTTGAGACCGCAATCGAGAAGGCTGTCGTTCTCCAGCCATTTGTTGAAGAGATTACGGTCCGGCTGAACCGGGACCTGATGACCGAGAACACCTTCGGGTACAGCGAACTCGCCGGCCTCATGTTCGATGTGGAGATCATAACGAGGGTCAATTTTTCCTATTGCCGCGCCCGTCTCTGCCCGTCCGGCAGTTACCCGCTCATGCAGGTTGTGGAGTGCCATGAGATCCCCAAAGTACCCCGTAACTGA
- a CDS encoding minichromosome maintenance protein MCM, with protein MEQSPDLPVADKTADWSRLLKQKYKKQLGEISREYPHKRSLLIDYREIERFGKAGIALADELLENPGKVIEDVLEAIKTDQLIRIKDGKEPKGINIRFTNLPKKTAIRAIRSEDINTFVSVEGILRKTTEVRPRIVEAVFRCPAGHFTKKEQKYGKFVEPDGCATDGCTFKKIELLPKRSKFVDSQKLRIQESPEGLRGGEQPQTLDVDVTDDLSGTVSPGDRIIINGILRSMQRVIKGEKSTVFDIFLECNSIEVAEKEFEEVEIDEKAEDEIQRLSKDPMIYRMITHSIAPTIYGGEDVKQAIALQLFGGIAKEMPDGSRLRGDIHVLLIGDPGIAKSQLLRYVVKLSPRAIYTSGQSSTAAGLTATAVKDEFGEGRWTLEAGALVLADMGVAAVDEMDKMEKGDRSALHEAMEQQSISVAKAGITATLKSRCALLGAANPKYGRFDMFGDISDQINMPPSLLSRFDLIFIMTDQPDQKRDLAIAEHILKAHSTGELIAQHRKTPIEGVTDEYIAQQLKPVMPDIDPALFRKYVAYAKRSCFPIISAEAKEALVNYYLKLRGIAEPNKPVPVTARQLEALVRLAEASARIRLSSSIELSDADRVIHIVDACLRQIAYDAKTGTFDIDKVVTGISKEKRDIVRVIKDAIRDIGGEGRRAGIDQVIDAVSSKGFPRDKVREGIDMLLRHGEAMEPKSGMIQLI; from the coding sequence ATGGAACAATCTCCCGATCTCCCTGTGGCAGACAAAACAGCCGACTGGAGCCGGCTGCTCAAACAGAAATATAAAAAGCAACTGGGTGAGATCTCGCGGGAGTACCCGCACAAACGATCCCTTCTCATCGATTACCGGGAGATAGAAAGGTTCGGGAAAGCCGGTATTGCGCTGGCCGATGAACTCCTGGAGAACCCGGGCAAGGTTATCGAGGATGTCCTGGAAGCAATCAAGACCGACCAGCTCATCAGGATAAAGGATGGCAAGGAGCCCAAAGGGATCAACATCCGGTTCACCAACCTTCCCAAAAAGACGGCTATCCGGGCCATCCGGTCTGAGGACATCAACACGTTTGTCTCGGTCGAAGGGATCTTGCGCAAAACAACAGAAGTCCGGCCCCGTATTGTCGAAGCAGTCTTCCGCTGCCCGGCCGGCCACTTCACCAAGAAGGAACAGAAATACGGCAAGTTTGTTGAGCCGGACGGATGTGCCACGGACGGATGTACTTTCAAGAAGATCGAACTGCTGCCCAAGCGCTCGAAATTTGTCGACTCGCAGAAACTGAGGATCCAGGAGTCTCCTGAGGGCCTGCGTGGCGGCGAGCAGCCCCAGACACTCGACGTAGACGTCACTGACGATCTCTCTGGTACCGTGTCACCGGGGGACCGGATCATTATCAACGGCATCCTCCGGTCCATGCAGCGGGTCATCAAGGGAGAGAAAAGCACGGTCTTTGACATATTTCTCGAATGCAATTCCATCGAGGTAGCTGAGAAAGAGTTCGAGGAAGTCGAGATTGATGAGAAGGCCGAGGACGAGATCCAGCGCCTCAGCAAGGATCCCATGATCTACCGGATGATCACCCATTCCATTGCACCGACCATTTACGGGGGCGAAGATGTCAAGCAGGCAATCGCCCTGCAGCTCTTCGGGGGCATTGCAAAAGAGATGCCGGACGGGAGCCGGCTCCGGGGCGACATCCATGTCCTCCTCATAGGGGATCCGGGTATTGCCAAAAGTCAGTTGCTGAGGTATGTCGTAAAGCTCTCTCCCCGGGCAATCTATACAAGCGGCCAGTCTTCCACTGCGGCGGGTCTCACGGCAACCGCTGTCAAGGATGAATTCGGGGAAGGGCGCTGGACACTGGAAGCAGGAGCGCTCGTCCTTGCCGATATGGGTGTCGCGGCAGTCGACGAGATGGATAAGATGGAGAAAGGGGACCGGTCCGCCCTCCACGAAGCAATGGAACAGCAGTCGATCAGCGTGGCAAAGGCCGGGATCACGGCAACGCTCAAGTCCCGGTGTGCGCTGCTCGGGGCTGCAAACCCGAAGTACGGCAGGTTCGATATGTTCGGGGATATCTCAGACCAGATCAACATGCCCCCGTCACTCCTCTCCCGGTTCGATCTCATCTTCATTATGACCGACCAGCCGGACCAGAAACGGGATCTGGCCATTGCGGAGCATATACTCAAAGCCCACAGTACCGGAGAACTGATCGCACAGCACAGGAAAACCCCCATCGAAGGGGTGACCGACGAATACATTGCACAGCAGCTCAAGCCCGTGATGCCGGATATCGACCCGGCACTCTTCCGCAAATATGTCGCCTATGCAAAACGTTCGTGCTTCCCGATAATCTCGGCCGAAGCAAAGGAAGCCCTGGTGAACTACTACCTCAAACTCAGAGGCATTGCCGAGCCTAACAAGCCTGTGCCGGTCACTGCCCGGCAGCTCGAGGCGCTGGTGCGACTGGCGGAAGCCAGTGCCCGGATCCGTCTTTCCAGTTCGATTGAACTGAGCGATGCAGATCGGGTAATCCATATTGTGGATGCGTGCCTGCGCCAGATTGCGTACGATGCCAAGACCGGGACATTCGATATCGATAAGGTGGTTACCGGCATCTCCAAAGAAAAACGTGATATTGTCCGGGTGATCAAGGATGCGATCCGGGATATTGGCGGCGAAGGGCGGCGTGCCGGGATCGATCAGGTTATCGATGCGGTGAGTTCGAAAGGTTTCCCGAGGGATAAAGTCAGGGAAGGCATCGATATGCTGCTCCGGCACGGGGAAGCCATGGAACCGAAATCCGGCATGATTCAACTGATCTGA
- a CDS encoding replication factor C small subunit, translated as MDESHTIWIEKYRPSRLADIVGQDEIVERLSSYVKSGNLPHLLFTGNAGVGKTTAAVTLAKEFFKDSWQRNFRELNASDERGIDVVRNQIKEFARTMPDGGAAFKILFLDEADALTTDAQAALRRTMESYAQTCRFILSCNYSSKIIDPIQSRCAIYRFKPLAPEAVKEEVRRIASREKLTISESAMDAIVYIAQGDMRKAINAVQGAAIISAAIDEKMIYAITSSARPDEIDELIGLSLKGDFEGAEYLLAQLLHERGIAPNELINQCYRALIKKDLDRGLKVQLIDHLGEADFRLSEGASSDIQMEALIARFILSAQRMR; from the coding sequence ATGGATGAAAGCCACACGATATGGATTGAAAAATACCGCCCGTCCAGGCTTGCCGATATCGTTGGACAGGATGAGATTGTTGAACGGTTGTCATCCTATGTGAAAAGTGGAAATCTCCCCCATCTGCTCTTTACGGGAAATGCCGGTGTCGGGAAAACCACCGCTGCAGTTACCTTGGCAAAGGAATTTTTCAAGGATTCGTGGCAGAGAAATTTCCGCGAACTCAATGCATCCGATGAACGGGGAATCGATGTGGTGCGGAACCAGATCAAGGAATTTGCCCGGACCATGCCGGATGGGGGTGCGGCGTTCAAGATCCTTTTTCTGGACGAGGCCGATGCCCTCACCACCGATGCACAGGCAGCCCTGCGCCGGACCATGGAGAGCTATGCCCAGACCTGCCGGTTCATCCTGTCCTGCAATTACTCCTCGAAGATTATCGATCCGATCCAGAGCCGGTGTGCAATATACCGGTTCAAACCCCTCGCCCCGGAGGCAGTAAAAGAGGAAGTGCGCCGGATTGCCAGCCGTGAAAAACTGACCATCTCGGAAAGCGCCATGGACGCTATCGTGTATATTGCCCAGGGGGATATGCGTAAGGCCATAAACGCCGTCCAGGGGGCTGCTATCATCAGTGCCGCAATCGATGAGAAGATGATCTATGCTATCACCTCCTCCGCCCGCCCGGACGAGATCGATGAACTTATCGGCCTTTCATTAAAAGGCGACTTTGAAGGTGCAGAGTATCTTCTGGCCCAGCTCCTTCACGAACGGGGAATTGCCCCCAATGAACTGATCAACCAGTGTTACCGGGCCCTCATCAAAAAGGATCTCGACCGCGGGCTCAAAGTCCAGCTGATCGATCATCTGGGCGAAGCGGATTTCCGGCTGTCGGAAGGGGCCAGCAGCGATATCCAGATGGAAGCCCTCATTGCACGTTTCATCCTTTCTGCCCAGAGGATGCGGTGA
- a CDS encoding DUF3821 domain-containing protein, which produces MQIPYILTVFIVLFFLISPVSANLNKISANSPVFIGENDLDISVALNGCHTIAWWKNGTDINTATPDKSSQIYPINTVNQIIYHYNITRDFFGGSTGTWYCADQKPYYSVFTVEEPQVDIKVWDLDHNTDVTGKTISLGTNITYRIDTNLYKVFVLKNRPDRNIDDSPFTVKLINPQGIAIPSIYTGSMGKPNTQIIAFNNKPYVTESPYYWRDGAEWDHRARDLQGTTLYPDGTYSFVLNQNLNHMQDSYASTLADKEGKTTKTALVAFEKEAFVATVTEPATAVQTPTTSVATQIPTALPSEPAISPVATSSPVPKKTTYSPLPEWIGIAGLVIAGIFLIRKNA; this is translated from the coding sequence ATGCAAATCCCATATATTCTAACCGTTTTTATCGTGTTGTTCTTCCTCATTTCACCTGTCTCGGCAAACCTGAACAAGATCTCTGCCAACAGTCCTGTTTTTATCGGTGAAAATGATCTTGACATCTCTGTTGCCTTGAACGGCTGCCATACGATTGCGTGGTGGAAGAACGGGACCGATATCAATACTGCCACTCCGGATAAAAGCTCCCAGATTTACCCCATCAATACGGTAAACCAGATCATTTACCACTATAATATCACCCGGGATTTTTTTGGCGGTTCAACGGGTACCTGGTATTGTGCTGATCAGAAACCGTACTATTCCGTATTCACGGTAGAGGAGCCCCAGGTTGATATCAAAGTCTGGGATCTCGATCACAATACGGATGTAACCGGTAAAACCATTTCCCTTGGAACCAACATCACGTACCGTATCGACACCAATCTCTACAAGGTTTTTGTCCTGAAAAACCGTCCGGACAGAAATATTGACGATTCGCCGTTCACGGTCAAACTGATAAATCCCCAGGGAATTGCAATACCAAGTATCTATACCGGCAGCATGGGAAAGCCCAATACGCAGATTATTGCTTTTAACAATAAACCGTACGTAACTGAATCTCCCTACTACTGGAGAGATGGCGCCGAATGGGATCACCGGGCCCGCGACCTGCAGGGAACCACACTCTATCCCGACGGAACCTACTCGTTTGTTCTGAACCAGAACCTCAACCATATGCAGGACAGTTATGCCTCCACCCTGGCAGATAAGGAAGGTAAAACAACCAAAACGGCACTCGTTGCCTTTGAAAAAGAAGCTTTTGTTGCAACCGTGACCGAACCCGCAACCGCGGTACAGACCCCAACGACTTCTGTTGCAACCCAGATCCCGACTGCATTACCCTCGGAACCGGCAATCTCTCCTGTTGCCACATCCTCGCCTGTACCGAAAAAGACAACCTATTCTCCCCTTCCAGAATGGATCGGTATTGCCGGTCTTGTCATTGCGGGGATTTTCCTCATCAGGAAAAATGCCTGA
- a CDS encoding tetratricopeptide repeat protein produces the protein MTKSKLYLVAGIVIAILVIAAALLVVLPALSTDPSVKFQQAGSLYTKSVDLAGEGKYTEALKASDEALALNVSQLVPVIQSNRAGILVMLGRNEDAITAADAALSSHDNLTTTFSIAYFNKANALKNLGRTDEAKAAYAKAHELDSSLVSPI, from the coding sequence ATGACGAAATCAAAACTGTACCTGGTTGCCGGAATCGTTATTGCGATCCTGGTCATTGCTGCCGCACTCCTCGTGGTCTTACCTGCCCTGTCTACCGATCCCTCGGTGAAATTCCAGCAGGCCGGCTCGCTCTATACAAAGAGTGTGGATCTTGCGGGAGAAGGAAAATATACCGAAGCGCTCAAAGCCTCCGATGAAGCACTGGCCCTCAATGTGTCGCAGCTGGTACCTGTCATCCAGTCCAACCGGGCCGGGATCCTGGTCATGCTTGGCAGGAACGAGGATGCTATAACCGCTGCTGATGCGGCTCTTTCCTCGCACGATAACCTGACCACAACGTTTTCTATAGCATATTTCAACAAAGCCAATGCCCTGAAGAATCTCGGCCGGACTGATGAAGCAAAGGCTGCCTATGCCAAGGCGCATGAACTGGATTCATCGCTTGTTTCCCCCATCTGA
- a CDS encoding metallophosphoesterase, translating into MRIEFLRDGPALVIEGEHRLLVVADTHFGIEADLASHGLHFRSRSAARLERLLRTIDLADPEELVLLGDIKHSIPTLTRQEYDELPSILTALRDRIPIRVFPGNHDIGIERFLTDGEIMPREGAVIDGVAYLHGHMYPSPGLGGRLIVVGHHHPLLSIRDEVGCALQAPAYIRAGLDSGKLGLKPVPETGSVTRALFVPAFNEIAGYDILQIAKNPFSPISRCMIHDETEIILADGTYIGSLKSIQTDEDA; encoded by the coding sequence ATGAGAATTGAGTTTCTCCGGGACGGCCCGGCACTGGTAATTGAAGGAGAGCATCGCCTGCTTGTTGTCGCGGACACCCACTTTGGCATCGAGGCTGATCTCGCCTCCCACGGCCTGCACTTCCGGAGCCGGAGTGCAGCCCGGCTTGAACGTCTCCTGAGGACCATCGATCTGGCAGATCCTGAAGAGCTTGTTCTTCTCGGGGATATCAAGCACAGCATCCCTACCCTGACCCGCCAGGAATATGATGAATTGCCTTCAATTCTTACTGCGCTCCGGGACCGGATTCCCATCCGGGTCTTTCCGGGCAACCATGATATTGGGATTGAGCGGTTCTTGACGGATGGCGAGATCATGCCCCGGGAGGGGGCTGTCATCGACGGGGTTGCGTACCTGCACGGGCACATGTATCCTTCGCCCGGGCTGGGGGGGCGTCTGATCGTTGTCGGCCACCACCATCCCCTCCTCTCGATACGGGATGAAGTGGGGTGCGCGCTCCAGGCTCCTGCATATATCCGGGCCGGTCTCGATTCTGGAAAACTGGGTCTGAAGCCTGTACCGGAGACCGGCTCGGTTACCCGGGCCCTGTTCGTTCCTGCCTTCAACGAGATTGCCGGCTATGATATCCTCCAGATTGCAAAGAACCCGTTCTCCCCGATCTCGCGGTGCATGATTCACGATGAGACTGAGATCATCCTTGCCGACGGAACCTATATCGGCTCCTTAAAATCGATCCAGACCGATGAAGACGCTTGA